In the genome of Quercus robur chromosome 3, dhQueRobu3.1, whole genome shotgun sequence, one region contains:
- the LOC126720050 gene encoding uncharacterized protein LOC126720050 — translation MSFPVYFFNKEDAEKYVNACYKRTTYIDCYEPIIEPINGQNMWRPSGLPPVQPPIKRRPPSRPKKKRALEPDEPRNHRKNRGLCILKQCKLCGKLGHKRRSCKGEVGGNSSLPRSASQASRTIRRAAKDGHANSPAVGNAQLGSNAQPGSNAPPPTDNQFNPRPKRQRKRSAVTTETLNATGNAARYMAAMRSAGR, via the exons ATGTCATTTCCTGTATATTTTTTCAACAAAGAAGATGCTGAAAAGTATGTCAATGCTTGCTACAAAAGGACTACCTACATTGACTGCTATGAACCCATTATAGAGCCCATCAATGGCCAAAATATGTGGAGACCTAGTGGACTGCCACCTGTGCAACCCCCTATCAAGAGGAGACCTCCTAGCAGGCCTAAGAAGAAGAGGGCACTGGAGCCTGATGAACCTAGAAATCACAGAAAAAATAGAGGTCTATGCATCTTAAAACAATGCAAGTTATGTGGGAAATTAGGACACAAAAGGAGGAGCTGCAAGGGAGAAGTAGGAGGGAACTCCTCCTTGCCTAGGAGTGCATCCCAAGCCAGTAGGACCATTAGGAGG GCAGCCAAGGATGGTCATGCAAACAGCCCAGCTGTAGGCAATGCACAACTAGGCTCCAATGCTCAACCAGGCTCCAATGCTCCACCCCCCACTGATAACCAGTTCAATCCAAGACCAAAAAGACAGAGGAAGAGAAGTGCAGTCACCACTGAGACCTTGAATGCAACTGGGAATGCAGCAAGATATATGGCAGCAATGAGATCTGCTGGAAGATAG